The following DNA comes from Cellulophaga sp. HaHa_2_95.
TCTTTCCATTAAGGGTGAATTTCCCATTACCTATGGAGACCGCTGTGGCATGCAAATCTGAGGGTAGCGTTCTGTCTTCTTGTACAATATTTCTGAGATTAGTTGCTTGGAGGTTTACCTCGTTCATATGCAGATCTATTGTTGGTTCTGCAGTGACCTCAACAAAGGCTACTTTTCCTCCTACAATCTCTAGATTATTAATATCAATAGGCACTAAATCTGTCAAAGCCTTTGTCCAGTCATCAATATCTGGATCTTCTGCAACCCCTTCTTTCTGGTCTTCAAAAACATAAATAACTTCTGGGTGCGTCATCGTAATTTCACTGACCACCTTGCCCTTCAAAAGCGATTTCCATTCTATAGAGATATCTGTCTTTTCAAAGTTTAAAAAAGGCACCTCTGATCCTGCATTTACCTTATTCAAATAAAGATCATGAATTACATAAGCTCCTCGAATCAAGGAAATATCTATTCCCTCTACATGTCCATAATACCCGGGGATATCCGCAAGAACATTATTTACATATTTCTTAACGAAAACTGGCAGAAGTAATCTAGCAATAATCAGTATGGCGATTATAGCTATCGGCACTATATACCTCTTCTTTTTATATATTTTTCTTTGTTTTTTCTGATTCAAAATAGTGTGTTTATTTTTTTTCTATTCCCGCGCTGTTCGCTTCAAGATACTTTTTAAAATCAGTGCCAGAGGTAAGCTGATAGTAGTTCTCTCCAAATACCAATACAGGAAATTGCACCAATTTTGGATTCTTATCTAAAATTTTAATCCAGTCATGAGCTTCCATATCAATAGCTTTATCACCATATAACTTTACAAAATCTGCGTGCTCAGTATCTATGAGTTGCTTAACAGGAATTTCTAATTTCTCGGCCAGCTCTGCCCACTGCGTTCCTGTAATATTTGTTTTGGAAATATCTATTCCTAAGACTTCTTTATCAGAAGCTTGTACATAGCCATAACATTGCTTTCCTATGCTATTTTCTGAATTGTAAAATAGCGTGATTTTATTTTTGTTTGTTGAAATGACTCCCATATCTTCCATGTCTAGTATTTTGCATAAAGGTACCTTAGAACCCTAACGGGGAGTATCTTGTTTCATTTTTTTATTAATCCGATTACATCTATTCTTTTTTACCGTTTCCTACCATGGTATGCAAGATTCCATCCTTTACATTAATCCATAAATAATTGAAGAATGATTTTGTAGGATCTCTTTCCACTTTTATTTGCCCATGTCTAAATCCGTATTCATCGGTAGTAGAGCCATCATTCGTAAAAATATTTACCATTGTGGTCAAAAATTTATTCACTCCTAGACGATCCTTTTTCAAAACAACAAAACTAAAATCAGAGTAATTCATTTTTATATCTCCAGAAGATACATATTCATCTCCGCTAATGGTAAAATATAAAGCATCAATGGTGCCTTTTGCTTCTGCTCTTAAATTAGGCCTCAGAAAAGCATCTAGTTCTTCGGTATTAAAATTAGTAATAACCCCAGAAGCTTGAAACAGATGCTTACCATTTTCCTCATAGAAAGACCAATCTAATTCAATAGGGGCTGCTCCCATAATTTTGGCCTTATTCTTAATCGTAAGTGGTTTTGACCCCACACTAGAAATATTTTTCATCACAGAGGTCACCTCTGTAAAAATTAATTCTCCTGGTTTGGTAGTTGGCGAAACTAACTCTGAATAAGATACGCTTCCGTTTTCTACCAACAAACAAGGAATAGTCAAACCAAAAGGCAAGTTCCTGATCGTTTTTCCAAACATATCTGTTAGAGTATAGTCATCTGGCATTAGCTTATTCCTATACATTTCCAAGGCCAATCCTTTAATTACAACAGAGGGTATTTTCACATCAAGAGAGTCTTGTTCTATCTTAAAATCGAACTTAGAAAGAGTCACCTCGGGTATTTTCAGACAGATCCAATCGCGCTCTTTCGAGATATGCTTTTGCAACGCCCCTTTGGTATACTTCGTCTTTAGTTCTACCCCCTTTAGCACTACTGCACCATCAGAATTAAGAGCATCAATATGCAAGTTTTCATACGGCCCCAAAGCTGTTTTAATTGAAGTTGCTGCTAAAGTATAAGAGGAATATGTAAAAGGAATTTGGTCCTGTACAGTATTGGATGACAGCTTAACATCGTTCACCCCAATACCTATCGCTTCCGCAGAAAATAGCAAACTATCAGTTTTTCTATCTACCAGCTTCAAGTCTGCATCTAGTAATTGAAAATTCTGAATAGCTATTTTTTCTTTAAAATTTGATGGTGTAGATTTTTCAATAGCGGTGGTGTCCTTCGTTTGAAATTTCGCAATTACCCCGTCTATTTTTACAAGGTCGATGGAAACAGTACCATGCCTAAAATATTCCAAATACCCAAAACCGTCTAAGCTTAGACTACCAATTTTTGCAGTGTTCAACACAGATTGATGCATGAAGGTAATGTTCTCTAGACTAAGATGACTAGAGAGCAAATTCAAACTCAGTTCTTCATACTCCACTTGCAGCGTAGACACGAGTTCTGTTTTTAAAGCTTGAGCAATTTTGCCTTTTACATAAATATGTACTGCACTATATAGTACTATAAATAGCGTAATTGTTCCAAGTGTCCAAAAAATTTGTTTTTTACGTAAAATTGGTCTCAATGGAAATTTAGTTTTATTTTAGAATGTAAACTTCTCTAATTTATAGGCCAATCCACATCCCAATCCATTTTATAATTAACTGTAATAACAGTAATAGCGCCAAATGTCCCGAGAAATTGAGTACTTTGATTTAGAATTTAAAACACCAACCACTACATGATCAAAACAATACTTTTAATTGGTTACCTTATATTGACATTGTGGGCATTTGGAAGCATTGTTCTTCACGGTTCTAGGCCTACTAAATCGTTAAGTTGGTTATTAACTATTATAGCCATTCCTTTTGGTGGCCCTATACTATACTATCTCTTTGGGGTCAATAGACGAAAATTTCGTTTTTTTAGACTTAGACAAACAGAGAGGAGGCGCTTGTATGATGAGACCTATAAAAGCCTATCAACCACAGAAGACGACATTCATGTTCATGAAAACAAATACGAAAAGCTATCTAATTTAAATAAGAAAAACACATTTTTTCCTTCTTATAAAGGCAATAATGTCAACATTCTTAATGATGGAGAAGAAACTTTTGACGCCATTTTTGAGGCCATTAAAAATGCAAAATCTTTTGTACACCTACAGTATTATATTTTTGAAGAAGGCGAATTAACAGAACGGTTTTATGAATTGTTTAAAGCAAAAATTAAAGAAGGGGTCGAAGTGCGTTTAATTTATGATTCTGTCGGAAGTTTTTCCTTTAGAGGTAAAACAATAAAACGCTTTAAAGATATTGGGGTACAAGCTTACCCAATGATGCCCCTACGTTTTGGTAGCTTGCTCTTTACCTTAAATTATAGAAACCATAGAAAAATTTTGATTATCGATGGCTGTTTAGGATTTACGGGAGGCGTGAATATATCTGACAAGTACATAAAAAAAAGTTCTCCTCTTGGTATCTGGAAAGATTTACATGTACGATTAGAAGGCCCTGTGGTCAATAGCTTACACCGTATTTTCATCAAAGATTATCACTTTGCGAGCAGTAAAGAGATGCTTATCCATGAAAAGTACTTGCCTAATCTTAAACCTATTGGGGAAAGCACGGTACAAATAGTGGCTAGTGGACCAGATTCTAGACAACCTGCTGTGATGCAGCAGTATATTTCTATGATTAATAGTGCTACCACATCAGTCTATATTGCCAATCCCTATTTTATTCCAGGCACTACCGTATTACAAGCCATAAAAATAGCGGCCCTCAGTGGTATTCAAGTAAGTTTATTGATTCCTAATAAATCAGATTCATTAATGGCAAAGTACTCTATGTTCTCCAGGTTCGAAGAGCTTCTTGCAATTGGCGTAAACATTTATTTACGAGAAGACTTCTCGCACAGTAAAGTTATACTGATTGATAATGAAGTGGCGTCTGTGGGATCTGGAAATTTTGACTACCGAAGCTTTGAGCATAATTTTGAAGCCAACGCCGTTATATATGATAAAAAGATCACTGAGACTATTTGTAAAGAATTTACGGAATACTGTGAAATTAATAAAAGCTTAGATTACGAAACCTTTAAAAACCGCCCGCTTTACCAGCGTTTTATAGAAGGAATTGCTAAATTTTTTAGTCCACTACTCTAAATATTAAAGATGCATAAGAGTTAATAAATTCGTTGAACTGAGCAATAGCCTATGTAAGTTTGCTCTATATTTGCTTCGAATAATTTTTAAACAAATAACAATGAAAAAAATATTAGGTGTATTTGCAATCATTCTACTTGCCAGCATTTCAGCACAGGCGCAAAGTATTTCTAAAAATGCTTTAGGTCTTAGATTAGGAGACAATGACGGATTTGGCGGGGAGATATCGTACCAAAGATATTTAAAAGAAAATAACCGTTTGGAGTTTGATCTAGGCTGGAGAGATTCTAATAATGTAGACGCATTCAAATTAGTTGGTTTATACCAATGGGTAATGCCTATTGAAGGCAACTTTAATTGGTTCGTAGGTGCAGGTGCAGGTATTGGATCTTTTGATGCAGGAGAAAACGATGGTACGTTTGCTTTAATTGCAGGTGATATAGGTATTGAGTATAATTTTGATTTCCCTTTGATACTTTCTCTAGATATGCGTCCTGAACTAGGATTCAATGACAATTATTCTGATGATTTAGATTTAGATATCGCCTTAGGGATCAGATATCAATTTTAGATACATGAAAAAAGGAATTAAACATAAAAAGTGGCAATTAGCCACTTTTTTGCTTTTAGCACTAGCCACACTTATAATCTACGAAAATATGATAGAAAAAAATCCAGAACATATTATTCCAGATGCAATTCGTAAGGAAGCGGAGTTTGCCTTATCACACTATCCGGAATTAAGAAATACCCGCATCGAATTTAAATTTAAAAAGAATATTAAAAAATCAATCATGCAAGCTCAGCCTTCCTTTTTGAGCTTATTACGGCCTAAAAAGAAACGAAGCTACTATATTTTTATAAGTGAAAATTTTGAAATAGAAGGGCAGAAATTTGCTACTAAAGATATTCCTGAAAACGTTATGATAGGATGGTTAGGGCACGAGCTAGGACATGTCATGGACTATAGAAACCGTAGTAGCTTAAATTTAATCTGGTTTGGCATAAAATATTACTTTATAGATGCATCAATCAAAGAAGCAGAAAGAGCGGCAGATTCTCATGCAGTTGCTAAAAATTTAGATGGATACATTCTAGACACCAAAAACTTTATATTGAACAACACCAACTTATCAGAAATCTATAAAGCTCGAATTAGGAAATATTATTTATCTCCCGATGAGATTATGATTCTTGTAGAAGAACGTGACAAAGCAAAACAATAGTTACGTATAACTACTGTTTTGCGACAAATTCTTCCCAAGTTTTAAACTTCTCTTCATTCATTACCCGTTCCATTTTTACTTGCCCACCTTTCTTCTTATTGGCTCCACTCCATTCATGAAAAACAGAAGGAGACACCACATTCACTTTTACTCCTTTTAACGCCTTAGAACGAGCCACTCTATAGTTCTTATTCGCTTCTTTTAAATGTTCATCTAAAGCAGCTACGACCTCTTCGGTAACTAAATTGCTCTCACAACCCAGATACCAACTATGGTAAAAATCGTCCTCAAAACGTTTAGCACACAAAGTATATTCAGGTATTTTTACATTAAATACTTCCTCTATATGATTAACAGCATCGTCTAATTTATTTACGGACAACTGAGAACCGACAGTATTTAAAAAGAATTTGGTTCTTCCCGTAATTTTAATTTCTGCACGCGCTACATCCGTAAATTCAATGGTATCTCCAATAAGATAACGCCACGTTCCTGAAACAGTACTTATGATTAAGGCATAGTCCTGCTCTTTCTCTACTTCCGACAGTCTTAAGGTAGGAGCATCACTGGTCAAGGAACCGTCTTGATTAATGTATTCTGGTTTAAAGGGCACAAACTCAAAATAGATACCATTATTCGTTGCTAATTTCATAGCATCGGTTTCTGGCCTAGATTGGAAAGCTACAAAACCCTCTGATGCTAAATAAGTATCTATAACCGTAATAGGCTTTCCCATTAAAGCCATAAAACTTTTTTCATAAGGCCCGAAAGCTACCCCGCCCGAAGTATACACTTGCAAATTTGGCCAAATTTCATGTATGTTTTTTAAATTATGATCGGCAATCACTTTTTCTAACATTAATTCTATCCAAGAAGGTATACCGCTTAAAGCACCAATATCCCAATTTTCAGCATTATCAGAAATTTTTTGAACACGTTCATCCCAATCCTCTATTTGTGCAATTTCTTCCCCTGGTTTATAATAATCTCTAAACCAAAACGGAATATTACTTGCACTTATCCCACTTATTTCTCCTTCTAGATGCGTGTCTTTTTCGGTTAAATCTGTGGAACTCCCCAACATTAAAATTCCTTTTTCAAAAAATTCTGCCGGCAAATCAAAATTTGCTAGCGCAGATACTTGATCAATACCCGTACTTTTTATAGCAGCAATCATATCGTCTGTTACCGGTATTTTTTTGCTAGATTTTCCCGTAGTACCAGAACTTAACGCATAATAATCTGGCTTTCCTGGCCAAGTAATATTTTCCCCGCCTTCATGAAGTTTATGCCACCATTCTACATTCATTTTGTTATAGTCAAAGAACGGAATAGTTTCTGAAAACTGCTTAGACGTATGTTCAGAGGCTAAAAGTTCATCAAATTTATAATGAACTCCGAACGCTGTATCCTTTGCTTTATCAAGCAAATCTTTCAATACTTGTTCTTGCTCTTCTATTGGGTTAGACTCTGATGTTAGTATATCTTTTAAATCTATAATCCCTTTTATTACTGCTCCTAAAATTGCCATGCTGTCTGTTTTGTAATGTTGGTTAGAAAAAAATCGGTCAAGAAAATTCCCAGACCGATCCTTAAATATATAAAATATGTTAGTACCTAATGCCTAAGCATTAGCAACCTGCTTATCATGCTTGCCTTCTCCAATTTCTTCAATTACTTTGCTGATAAAAGCTGGTAAGTCGTCTGGATTTCTACTGGTTACAAGTCCGCTATCTACCACCACCTGTTTATCCATCCAAGTTGCCCCTGCATTTAAAACATCATCTTTAATACTTTTAAAAGAAGTGACCTCCCTATTTTCTATAACTCCTGCGCTGATTAACAACCAAGGAGCATGGCAAATAGCTGCTACTGGTTTGTGATTCTTAAAAAAACTTCTGATAAATTCTAAAGAATTTTCATCTGTTCTTAAGGTATCTGGATTAGCGACACCACCTGGCAATACTAAAGCATTGTAATCTTCTTCTTTAGCATCTTTTACAAGTTTGGTAACTGCAATGGCTTCTCCCCAGTTTTTATCTTCCCAACTTTTTATTTCACCTTCTTTGATTGAAATTATATCGACAGATGCTCCTTCATTCTTTAAGGCATTTAGGGGCTCAAATAATTCAGATTTTTCAAATCCGTCTGTAGCTAGAATAGCCACTTTTTTGTTTTGTAGTTTCATAGATATATTTTTTAATCATTAGTTTTTTACATACTACTCATCCGAGTATACCTTGTAAAATTACAACCGAAGCGAATAAAAAATGTGCTCTAACACATGTATAATGAACGCATAAGCAAAGAGTTAGCATTCATAATCATTAAAAATAATCTAAAAACGTGGGTACTACTCTAATGGAATTCCTCGCAAACGTTTAAACTGTTGATAGGCTCTTTCTATTTGTTCTTCTGGAGCTTTATCAAATTCTCTACCCGTGACTTTATAGACTTTTTGAACACTATCTAACTTTTCGTGCATCATAGCACGAACATACCTGTAATTAGAATCATCGATTAGATTACGAAGTTCTTTAGGATCATTTTCAAGGTCGTAAAGTTCCCATACATCAATATCATCAAAAAAATGAATGAGTTTATATTTTTGAGTTCTGATTCCGTAATGCTTTTTCACCATATGAAAGGCGGGATAATCATAGTAGTGATAATAGATCACCTGTCTAAAATCATCTTCTTTCATACTCCCGTCTAACAAGCCTTTAAACGATTCCCCTTGCATCTCTGAAGCGTAATTTGATATCCCTGCAAAATCTAAAAATGTTGGCGCAAAATCTAAATTCTGTACCATAGCGTTGATAGTGGTATTACCTTTAATCGTTCCC
Coding sequences within:
- a CDS encoding DUF748 domain-containing protein; the encoded protein is MNQKKQRKIYKKKRYIVPIAIIAILIIARLLLPVFVKKYVNNVLADIPGYYGHVEGIDISLIRGAYVIHDLYLNKVNAGSEVPFLNFEKTDISIEWKSLLKGKVVSEITMTHPEVIYVFEDQKEGVAEDPDIDDWTKALTDLVPIDINNLEIVGGKVAFVEVTAEPTIDLHMNEVNLQATNLRNIVQEDRTLPSDLHATAVSIGNGKFTLNGKMNLVKPIPDVDIGFSLEDASITALNDFTNHYAGIDFASGNFNIFSEIAIADGYLKGYVKPLLKDSKLISKEQDKFFDTLWEGFVGFFKFVLKNKGNNTLATKVPMEGDLNSVKSKVWPTFTNIIKNGWIKAFKGTVDDEITFEDAEQEADKSSKKEKKDKN
- the cls gene encoding cardiolipin synthase, with the protein product MIKTILLIGYLILTLWAFGSIVLHGSRPTKSLSWLLTIIAIPFGGPILYYLFGVNRRKFRFFRLRQTERRRLYDETYKSLSTTEDDIHVHENKYEKLSNLNKKNTFFPSYKGNNVNILNDGEETFDAIFEAIKNAKSFVHLQYYIFEEGELTERFYELFKAKIKEGVEVRLIYDSVGSFSFRGKTIKRFKDIGVQAYPMMPLRFGSLLFTLNYRNHRKILIIDGCLGFTGGVNISDKYIKKSSPLGIWKDLHVRLEGPVVNSLHRIFIKDYHFASSKEMLIHEKYLPNLKPIGESTVQIVASGPDSRQPAVMQQYISMINSATTSVYIANPYFIPGTTVLQAIKIAALSGIQVSLLIPNKSDSLMAKYSMFSRFEELLAIGVNIYLREDFSHSKVILIDNEVASVGSGNFDYRSFEHNFEANAVIYDKKITETICKEFTEYCEINKSLDYETFKNRPLYQRFIEGIAKFFSPLL
- a CDS encoding type 1 glutamine amidotransferase domain-containing protein, with protein sequence MKLQNKKVAILATDGFEKSELFEPLNALKNEGASVDIISIKEGEIKSWEDKNWGEAIAVTKLVKDAKEEDYNALVLPGGVANPDTLRTDENSLEFIRSFFKNHKPVAAICHAPWLLISAGVIENREVTSFKSIKDDVLNAGATWMDKQVVVDSGLVTSRNPDDLPAFISKVIEEIGEGKHDKQVANA
- a CDS encoding GH3 auxin-responsive promoter family protein is translated as MAILGAVIKGIIDLKDILTSESNPIEEQEQVLKDLLDKAKDTAFGVHYKFDELLASEHTSKQFSETIPFFDYNKMNVEWWHKLHEGGENITWPGKPDYYALSSGTTGKSSKKIPVTDDMIAAIKSTGIDQVSALANFDLPAEFFEKGILMLGSSTDLTEKDTHLEGEISGISASNIPFWFRDYYKPGEEIAQIEDWDERVQKISDNAENWDIGALSGIPSWIELMLEKVIADHNLKNIHEIWPNLQVYTSGGVAFGPYEKSFMALMGKPITVIDTYLASEGFVAFQSRPETDAMKLATNNGIYFEFVPFKPEYINQDGSLTSDAPTLRLSEVEKEQDYALIISTVSGTWRYLIGDTIEFTDVARAEIKITGRTKFFLNTVGSQLSVNKLDDAVNHIEEVFNVKIPEYTLCAKRFEDDFYHSWYLGCESNLVTEEVVAALDEHLKEANKNYRVARSKALKGVKVNVVSPSVFHEWSGANKKKGGQVKMERVMNEEKFKTWEEFVAKQ
- a CDS encoding arsenate reductase family protein, with protein sequence MEDMGVISTNKNKITLFYNSENSIGKQCYGYVQASDKEVLGIDISKTNITGTQWAELAEKLEIPVKQLIDTEHADFVKLYGDKAIDMEAHDWIKILDKNPKLVQFPVLVFGENYYQLTSGTDFKKYLEANSAGIEKK